The following DNA comes from Triplophysa dalaica isolate WHDGS20190420 chromosome 10, ASM1584641v1, whole genome shotgun sequence.
TCGGCCGCTCAATCTCTCGTTCCCTTCAGAGATGGTTCTGCTTGATATGTTGAGATTAGCTGTACAAGAATCTCCACACATCCACATGATCAAATCATCCTCCTGTATCTCAATAACATCAGTGTTtaaagtgacagaatctccctccattaCCGACACGACCTTCACTTCATCAGCATCACCAAACAAACCTGCAGAAAATATGAATGCGATTATAACAGCGTTGTCTTTTTACTCCGTtcgtaaacaataaaaaaagatttgtagTTTACCAGCAAGAGgccacaaacacaaactaagcACAGCAAGCCCGGggatcattttttacagtattttctgAACGTTCTGAGAAACAGTGCGAGGTGTGAATCCTCCCTCAGCACGAAGACTGTACCTCCCTCAGACACGTCACATCAACTGTGATTGCATTCGACAGTTTTAGAagaactttttacattttgaaagtgatacaaatataaacagatggaaTTTTAAGagcatattattttattaaaaactacaaCTCTAAATCTTGTAAACTTTTACATCAAGCAtctttgtttaatataattttaggCTTAAAAAGATCAATTATcatgcatgttaaaaaatacatgcaaaatCTACAGTCATCCACAATATGAAATACATGTTATCTATCAGTAAATCTGTATTGTGTATTAAACGGATGTTGAGTGTATAAGGTTGATGTTAGGCAGGACCGGAAGCCCTTTAGCCACACGTACACgttcacacacactttctctcgcTCGCACAAGCTGCTTGTCCACCCGACAGAGAAAGAAAACCACATTTGTTTCCAGATCTGATTAAATGAAACCAATCTCAAGCAGACACTGGAGGTCACGGCCTTAAAGAAGGTTTGATAgcatgacacaaacacacggtggtcttctgttattttaataaaaagtgaCAAAGTAGATCTACCATTTAATGACCAATTTTAtaccatttatttgtttaaatagttAATCCTAGTAATGTAGCTGATTTTAAAGTCAATCATCTATCTCTTATTAAACAATTAATGGCTGTCTGAATTACTTCTTACACTCTTGCACCATACAGCTCAATACGGACTTACATATACAGATCAGTACACAAAATCTGAATAAAAAGATTCaagaatgaaataaatgaatattattaaagctgcaagcagcatttagcgggttcgagcagtctaaggcctctattggccttgccattgtcaactaggctcaggaatggcaccgtaacaaatccacaacgaatgacactcttccacaccaagaaatatgacagaaacggttggtaacttttaatacagaccatgcatgcgtacactcgtatgcaaaaacgggcgtaaaccgataatacctaagggacgagtgcaataaaccatttctcatgtctctatgatgatttgttgcagagatagagatcttgctaaacggttgctaagctaacctgttcggttgccatgggtgtcaattaatacctgtcaattaataacacatcaaaccacaagtcaaacgaaccaagccccgtgtctttataatattctactgcagagatgtaggtctggctagacgattgcaaaaaataatctgtttggttgctaagggcgtggcttggcagctgtcaattgataaagaatgaagccattagcaaaacaaagcaactcctgtgtctctaaaacattctattgcacatatataggtcttttttttaatacaatgcacattcttcaaaatagcttattttgtgttctgaagaattgataaaaaaaatacgaccaatttaaatagataattgattcacattcatggtctgcaacaatattccagaagaccttgccatttaagtgatgcttatttggttgagtctggtgactctgaaggccattggagtacagtgagctcattgtcatgttcaagaaaccagtttgagatcatttgagctttctgacatggtcgattttttttactgctggaagtagccatcaaaacatggacatggttggcaacaatcctcaggtggtatttgttatctaatatatcccataccatatatccaattgtttctccattttgatgctcggtttgaacatcagcaagtgtgtttaccacgtctagaagccaaaatggattgagtttatgctatgtgactggctgattagcaatttgattagcaaatgatgtatttattaaagacaagtttaaaatagtaattttaaatgtatgatatttcacctttttgactgttgtgaaggcatgcctcttccgataagaatcacatgttgcatgcttgttttgtgtcataatatgtataatagtacttaatggcaagtcagttggattaattattaaggagtggtgaccttcaccacactcgtttcacgctaatataataaaggaccctgttatggtcacaaaaaaaaactcaacatgtttttgatgattattgacctagagagtccagagaaatgtactgtggtggaaattttgtaattgcttgaaaatccttgaacaagtttgcaaaagtaggttttatacatcatcaccaataactcacaaaccatttgatagacatcaatggttcaagaggcaaagttgttatgaatgaggagatctatcgtttgatatcaatagtttgtgtattagtcaaatgtcacatgacacaaagttgtccaggccaccaaaatacatgtacattttgccttttttaatgttttagcgccacctagtatccaaacgccaccttcctttgtatgtgaccttggagtgatggtctacacatatcatctgagccccatgatgatatgttaagccgttctggatttatggccattttaatgtgataggctcagaccattttaagttttggcgtccctaagcagcggtgaaagaaaaatttcaactttttttcaattattatttacattcacactccacagaactcatcagcgttggtttgtttccaatagggcaaaaatccagggactagttcatttttttttttttcataaaatgctaattagcgaaaaatctataatggcggaaatgaaatcggagatatacgttttttaagttttgagccagtgattacactgatataagacacttgggtgtgcgataaaaaataaagttcttttgtgcacaaaaaaacacgACACATATAACGGACTATCAATGCAATAACAAGTGTACAGATTGTGAGGCTCGCGCTGAATGAATTACCGCGTCGTGACACAAGATGGCGCTCGCACTCAGCATCTCAATTACCTGGCCGATAAACTGGCAGTCTTATAACTGAAACTAAATTTCTCACATTTTAAAGAGATCTACATATACTTAGCATTTTATTAGGACATGTTACTTCTATACTAACATTTAAATCAAGAAAAAGGTTCGTAAAAAAGGTGTAAAATTGGCAGATAATACTGAGCAGTGTGcggaaaaaagtaaataatgaaactTGTTCGACCAGTTAATGACGATGTGAAACATAGAGGCAGGGCTGTGATCACGTGTCTTTTCAGTGATTTAATGAAATGCGCGGAAGAGGACTGGGATTTAACTTttggagtttttattttttttattttttggaccGACGTCAACGCCAGTAACGAATGGACCTCCGTCAATATAAACAATCGATCAGAAGTCGGCTGGATTTGGTCATATCGTTTAGATACGATGCGCTTTTTTATAGTCACGTGAATCAGTTTTGATTGTTTGTACGATGACCAGACGGAACGCCAACAACAGTGACAGTTTAATATCTACTGTGAACTTTACTTAACTACATAAAGTAACTTCACTACAATATGACgatatctgttttgtttttgtgcttgtttgtggACGGTAAGTAGGCCTACTTCAAAATAAATTCGCTTTCACTTCATCATTGCGCAATATCTGTGGAATCCTATGATACAAACACTGTCACGAATCCTGTGTGTTTCTTACATCGTTTGTTTCtccaggtgtgtttggtgttgatgcagatgaagtgaagtccgTTTCAGGGATGGAAGGACAAAATGTCACTTTATACACTGATGTGACGGACATACAGACAGCTGATCGGATTGTATGGGTGTTTGGACTGAACGCACGCGTATAGCTCAACACAACATAGCAGCTCGTAAGATCTCACTATATGAGGATGTTCTCGACGGAAAATTCAGACAGAGACTGATGCTGGACCGTcacactggatctctcaccatcacaaacatcagaaccacagactctggactttacGAGCTACAAATCCTCAGAGGATCGGACGTCATTTCCAGGAGCTTCAGTATTATTGTTTCTGGTTagtattttgtgtcattttattggTATTGCAATGGTTTAATGTACTCTAATCAGCATTGGGtgttactagttactaagtaatttgttacattaatttcgtttttttcccttaaaaaggaatgtaagggattactctaattttatctgtaatttacttgtttacTTCTGAtgcaattaaactaaatactgtgtgtaatatacagTGTTGAGTGTAACTAgctactaagtaattagttactgtaatttgattacttttcccttgaaaaagtaaagtaagggattactcatttgttttctgtaatttaattacacttacttttgatgtaataaaactaaatactttgagaaatatatgcgtgtgcaatagtgtaattgacatcaaaattcaaagtcttactttaaaatctgtgctttaatgtataattgtcacatttgtaatactttggtgagttaataatattatttgaatgaattaaatgagccgtttcatgtctatccttgaatcacttaactaatcaagggcgatgtaggatatagaaagtaattagtaatgagtaactaaatacttttggacagagtaatttggacagtaatctaattacactatagaatatgtaatgagtaactagtaattaattacttattcagagtaatttacccaacactggtaatATATGTGTTTGCaaaagtggaattgacatcaagaTTCAAAATCCCTGCTTtgaaggtctcatgaactgcccttgtatgttgttttatactgttgtatgaagtctagttatgacgttcgcgtgatctttacattaaaaaacatcaaaatcaagaagtaataggctattttctacactggttttgaggccagctctgcaaacgctcggttttaatggacGTGccacattgaagactttatacgtaaacgcccaccgctttgattggataacagTTTACATAGTAAAGGTATTTGGAGGCTTCTGTAAATTTGGTTTGAGAcataacgttaggttacacatttgcaccattcacagttttcgcagggcATCCGttttatctggagacctcctgtgatttataaatgacctccacacattagtatttcatgtgacgcattcgcacgggatgactttactcaaatttactgatttatttcccGAATCTCGTTAATCtcgtgcgaatagtgctcagcgCACATCAAGTGATCTCTAacaagcaatagtgacgcatagtacaaacatgttttactcgcataagattgctgcaccattcctatcggatccaatattgaaggcacaaCACTGccttttaattttagtcattccacaaatccagtgtcgatctctgaCTTGTTCGCAAGGGAATGTTGGAGAAATTAAACGAACAAACGCTACATGTTTTTTCCCACATAATCCTCACATTTGTAGTACTTTgttgatttaaattatttatttgaatgaattaaaagagccgtttcgtGTCCATGCTtaaatcacttaactaatcaaggttgatatagaatatagaaagtaataattAAAATTTTTTGTAGAGAGTAGTTTAGTAgtacagtaataaaaaaacactattaaatatgtaacTAATAACTagtaataaatacttttttggagTAACTTCCTAAAACTGACATATATATTAATGTCAAATGGCAATTTTCCTTTATGGAGACAAACGTTGTCGaatcaaaatattacaaagatGATTATAGGAAATGCTTGTCTGATCTTTGACCTGTttcttttgttatattttgcaGCTCATCTGCCTATTCCTCACATCACCACCGACTGTTCACAATACTCTTCATTGAgctcaaaatgtgtgttgttgtgttcagtgatgaatgtgtcacatgatgcgagtctctcctggtacaaaggaaacagtttattgtccagcatcagtgtgtctgatctcaacatcagactatctctacctctggaggtggaatatcaggattcaaacacatacagatgtgtcatcaacaatcccatcacagaccacacacaacatctcaacATCAATGATGTCTGTCACAAGTGTTCAGGTGAGTCtgatttgtttggttgaattaATACCACTTGATGATACGTACATTATTGTGAACTGACCTTGTAGATGTTTGTTGACATGTACTCATACGTGTCTGATCTATCGTTTTTTTCTGATAGAGTTGTCAGATGTGAGTGAAGAAGAGGTCCTACTTTCACATCGTACATTCATTATTGGTGCTTTTGTTGTTGCTGCTTTTGTGGTCGGTGCTGTAGTGATGATCTTCATCTACAAGAGATTGAAAAAAACAGATCAACATGGCAAGTGTTAGCTTACTGGTGTAGTAAACATGAAAGAACATATAAGCATTACTGtgttaatgtaaacattaaaaaaatattgtatcttgaatataaaaaataaatatattttattgttatgtttttttaatataagccctaattatttattttttcaaacaggCCACACTTCTGGACCAGAAAATATAGAGCTAATTGgtaatatactgtaaacatttatattggatggtttttatttacttttgaacAATGTAACAGGTTAAACTGTCAAAGTGCAGCGTCTAAGTTACTGTCCGTATTTTTCTCTCCAGATAAAACGAAAACAGAAACAGTAAAGTACATCAAAGTGAAAGCAGGAGATCCTGTCAAATTGGACACTGGCGTTACAGACATACAAAGATTTGATCTGATACAGTGGAAGTTTGGGAAATTAAATGACACCACTAGCCCATTCATTTCCATAAATCGAATAAATAAGAACAATGAAGAATTACCTAAAAATGATGTCACTAAGAAATTGGGAGACAGACTGAAAGTTATCGGAGAGACTGGATCTATAACCATCGAGAAGAGCAAAAccacagacactggactttataaactcgAAATCGACAGCAGCACAGATCAGATCTCCAAGTCTTTCTTTGTTACTGTCAAGGAGTAGTTTAAGTCTTTTTCAATGTAATagtcaaaaatgtttgtgattaTATGACTGCGGTGAACACAGCTTGCTGTGATATGAACATGAGTCTACAGTGCAAtggatttacattttattgatttgtcTTTTATAAGTTTGTGTTTTCCCTCAAACCATAAACCTTTGCATTTGTTGTCGAGGTTTTAAGTGAAGAATTTTGCCGTTTGGCTTTAAttaatgtagatataaacataCTCCAATTATGATAGACTCAGTACGTGctattctttttattatataactATATAATTGTAATATGTAATATTGCATTGGCTTTGGAAACAATGTGTGTGCTATACTAATGcaattttgtaattgttttaactTGTTACATTCTAAATTCTAATTTTCTACAGACTGatcttttttataaacaaacttacatttatgcatttggcagatgcttttatctaaaaagtgacttgcattgcattaatctttacatttacacttttgtgaattgttaacgcaatgctcttagcgcactgagctacaggaaacttAAGCTTAGCACcttatttctctctcttaaATGTTTGTCCCTGtacatgtaaaaacataaaacaacagaaaagcaGGTAAATGTTATGACAAGGAACACTGAATTCAGAGAAACTGAGGACGCAACTCAACAAGCATCCTCTCAATGTCTGCTCTCTACTGCCCCCCTAGTGGACAAACAAAGTTGAACTTCAGTCTACTTGCAGTAAAAATTAcgttaatgttatatattttatatctgtTTGCTAAATGAATGATCTGGGTCGACTTTTGATACAAtctgttaatattaattataaataacaatcaaatattacaaaagcatttgttggttaaaatgttttgaaatgctAAAATGATCTAGATGTTTTTGATTCAACTTTACACAACAAAATCATCACAAAACACGGAACGACAGTCCCCATAAACGCTCACATTAAATAACTAGAAGTAAATTAGATTTAGATTTATATCACTGATTGACAgggcgtttgaccaataactgCGCCGGAGGAGGCGGGATGAGTGATCTACATAGAGTGGTCCAAGCGATTAACAGAGACGTTTCATAGACTTCTATTGATTTAATATCAGTCTAATGTTACGTGTATTATCTATTATTAAATCCTAAAGCTAGTtgttacataaaaaagaaaaaacaggagATATGATGAGATGATTCACTATTCACCTAGTTAGGTCCAGTAAACGTCCAACTGCTTCAACAAGCGCGCTGTCATGATATTTTAAGATAGTGAGAGCATCTGGCCCCACAAAATGCAATACGGGTAATacaaattctgtcctcatttattcatcatcacgtggttgtaaacctgtatgagactctttcttctgtgaaacacaaaagaagatattttgagaaatgtcttttgtgttcagacaatgaaagtcaatggggttcagtgttgctCGGTTAATTCCAAAtgattcaaaatatcttcttttgtgttcagcagaagaaagaaactcttACAGGTTTGACGtgacatgaggataaataaTTTACGAAAGAAGTTAAACTATCCCTCTAACTCTATAGTGATGAAGCTGTTGATGTCCTGCTGCTCTAATACTTCAGAAGACAATTTCCTGTCTGAGCACACAGAGAGCGACAGACCACATGGacataaagagaaaaatagGTCGAAAATATGATGAGCTTTGCAGTTCTGTGTGCCATCTTATGGTTTGTGGTGTATACATCTCCTGTATAATACTGTCATGCAAATGTGTATGACCTCTTAATGCAATGTAGCgtcattatgttttttttagctgtttattttatcttgtttactttttttgcttttactgCTATATTGTGAACGAGCGATATAATAAGTTTCTTTCTAGAATGGGAATATGTTTACTGACCATTCAACTGCTTCATtgccatataaataaaaaaaggtcataaaactaaaattactttgtgtatcatttatatttattcatttagcaaatgcttttatcttaagcgacttacaaataagaaaacattcaaCACTCTTTGcacatcataaaaataattagTTTAAAAGCATATATCAGCGTTTGACTGATGTTTGATCTTTTTCATTCTCTTCAGCTCTTCTGGATCTGATGTCATGAACCAGAATATAAACAGCAGCTACAGCGGCCACGCCCACCAGAGCAGAGACGGCCAATCGGATCGAAGCTTCAAGGGTTTCACAGCTTGACAAGTAATTGACACAATCTGATGAAAAGAATTTGCTTATGTTCagctttaaagaaacaaaacttTCATGTGGTTTTCCAGATTCAGGTGTGACTCACCTGAACACGTCTGACAGACATGAGTGATGTTGAGAtgttgtgtgaggtttgtgatggtattgttgatgacacatctgtatgtgtttgtatcctgatattccacctccagaggtagagagagtctgatgttgagatcagacacactgatgctggacaataaactctttcctttgaaCCAGGAGAGAcacacatgtgtcacattcatcactgagcacaacaacacacatttcgacactgaagatgatgatgagtTTTGTGGACAGTAACTGGTTATGACAGGAACCGTCAGACGagctaaaaaacaacacaacaaaaatctgaaagtgAAAAGTAAAAGTTCATctgtaagtgtttgtgttgtgtgagtCTGGATTATTATACACACCATAAACTGTGACGATGAACGTTTTCCTTGCCACTTTATTTCCAATGATCTGCGCTTTATAGACTCCAGAGTCTGTGATGgagatgtttgtgatggtgagagatcccgTCTGATCGAGTTTAAGCCTCTCACTTAATCCTTCAGATGCGAAGATGATTTTAGCTGATCTGTTCACGTCTGCTATACGAACGTCTTCAGATCCAAACCTCCACAGTATGAGATCATCTCTCTGTATTTCAGAAACATCAGTGTGTAAAGTGACATTTTCTCCTTCCATCACCGACACTGACTTCATCTCATCCATCTCAACACCAAACCCACCTGAAGAACAAAAGCATAGCAgcaaatacattcatttaaagtttacATGGTTGGAGGTAGATAAGTTATTAATGTTCAGAAACGTGTTTCTCAAACCGGATTGAAATTGACTTTAACTTACCAACGAAGAACCACACGCACAAACCgaataaatgaaaatcttgAGCCATCGCTTGATTCAACTTCATTCGAATCGTGTCACACTGACCAGATGTCGCTTGCAAATGTTCTCTTGACAGGATGCATACGCTGCCTGCCTGCGGTTACACATTTTTGTTAGTACAGCACTGGCCTAGAAATCTTAGGAAATACCTGATAAAGATTTTTGTAGATCATAAAAGAGACCACAACAGGTTTCACTTCTTTGACTCATTCTTATGGCGCAGTTATAATGAATCACATTCAGTCACAAGTGTCACACGCTGAGGTGTTGCGATGATCTGATTTAATACaatgcaaatgtatttgtttttctaataTTTAGTGGGGATTAAGACACTTGAAATATGAAACATATCACATTGTTGAATATTATACATTACAGCATTACATATTCCATCTGAATCTGTCACGGGTCACCACCTGTCAGCATAAACGTCTTGTGGCTGTTGAATCAAAGAGAATTATAGATTGATATAAATGGCATGAAGGCCACTAGACCAGTCCTATATGTAAAACTGACCCTAAACCAAATGCcgcaatctgattggttgagagaaatgttttcttatggCTTAATGAAATCACACTGATGCATATGGTGGTGGATTTAAACTTTACAAAATGTAAGGAATTTTGTCCTTAtgttaaaattgcattttgcgGTTTAAGAGTGAAGAGTAAGATAGTTTAGTGTGTAGGAATGTATGTTTAATATTAGCTTCATAGAAGGCTTATTAACATTGTAAAATACCAAGCAACACAAAACTAAGAaagcaatattttaaataagataGAAATAGACACATTTTCGCAACTGATCaataaatccttggtgtttcgagtcagatCCATCGGCGtggcttgttggttttgacTAAATCCTTGATGATGTCAAGGTAAACATTGCTCCTGGCTGTGGGAGTCCCCTTCAAAGAGCTCACTTCCAAACTCAAGTAGGGGTCTATGCGGGTCGGAGAGTTGGGCGTGCCGGAAAGTTTCAACTCCAATATATGCAACCTCCCTGTACCTTAATTTTACGTTTACAATAAATGTGATATGATATCAACACAACCCTATCCTGCTTCTTTtcgttttcatttgaaatatatgtggtttacatttacatttaggcatttggcatttatccaaagcgatttacattgctttatcctatacattttacataggtattggcaatcccctgggatcgaacccacgaccttgagTTGTTAAGGCAATGCtctttccactgagctacaggaaagctggttTAGGTAATCTGATgtgattattttcatttttaatctaaTGAAATATGATACAAAACACAGAGTATAGATACCCTTTGTTTGTAGTATCTTTATAAATTAATCTGCAGGTgctatttttcatatttaaaatcttcGATTCAAAAACACTACGATGAAAGGTGCATTTGGATATGGGCCAATAGCGTTTAAGATGATGTGAAACAGGCAGCTTTTGCGATCAATTGAATAGATCGTTCGCCACTCCCCAACCTTTCGGAACGCCCaatttttattgaacaatttaaatgtacaaaactgCAAGGTATACAGAACAAACAGCACATTGttgacataaataataaataaaaccaggaagaaatacaaattgagtaaacaagaaaataaagaaaataattttaattaataattcaaaCAGGGGCTTCAGGGAAAAACTTTTCATAATGATTCAGTAAGGTATTACTTTTTTCATTCTTCAACAAAAACAGCGATTTAAGGAAAGAGTTTAGTACCACGTCCCTCCAAAACTTGGCAGATGAGTCCTTAGAGATCATAGGTCATAGAGATCTGAAATGACCAAACGTGTGAACAGCACAAGGTAAGACCACAGAGCTGACTGAAATGAGCAACAAAGTACAGCCATTGAGCTCTTGAAAAGAAGGGTTAAAGTCACCCACTAACTAAAACAAAATCTCAAGAAAGAATGGAGTTTCTAGTGCTGATGACACAACAGACTGTGAAGAATTAACTGAAAGAACAGCTTAAGGTGCTGCACACTCAGACAACACTGTAAAAGCAGTTATAAGTCAAAAAACAACCaagaacatttatattaatatggcCTCTGAAATTAAATTAGCAAAAGTAACATGATAATGGTACATCAACTTCCTGATAGCATAAAACCATATGAGACCATCATAGAAAGGATTGTGCCACATGTCTTAATGCAAATTCCTCAAAACTTTCAGGAACTATTTCCCTccatgtttgttttgctttcagGGTAAACAACTGCAAATCCTTGAGGGCCAGATACCAGAGAGGTCTCTGTCCTCCTCGAATCCAGCCAAGACAACAAACCTTGCAGGAACACAACCTAAAATTCAGGAGATGGATGCGAAAGACACTTCAAGGGGCCATTCACACCTCACAAGACTTCATCATTAGAAGTAGCAATGGCCTCCCGGTGTAGCACTG
Coding sequences within:
- the LOC130429722 gene encoding uncharacterized protein LOC130429722, whose translation is MGVWTERTRIAQHNIAARKISLYEDVLDGKFRQRLMLDRHTGSLTITNIRTTDSGLYELQILRGSDVISRSFSIIVSAHLPIPHITTDCSQYSSLSSKCVLLCSVMNVSHDASLSWYKGNSLLSSISVSDLNIRLSLPLEVEYQDSNTYRCVINNPITDHTQHLNINDVCHKCSELSDVSEEEVLLSHRTFIIGAFVVAAFVVGAVVMIFIYKRLKKTDQHGHTSGPENIELIDKTKTETVKYIKVKAGDPVKLDTGVTDIQRFDLIQWKFGKLNDTTSPFISINRINKNNEELPKNDVTKKLGDRLKVIGETGSITIEKSKTTDTGLYKLEIDSSTDQISKSFFVTVKE
- the LOC130429964 gene encoding uncharacterized protein LOC130429964, which gives rise to MKLNQAMAQDFHLFGLCVWFFVGGFGVEMDEMKSVSVMEGENVTLHTDVSEIQRDDLILWRFGSEDVRIADVNRSAKIIFASEGLSERLKLDQTGSLTITNISITDSGVYKAQIIGNKVARKTFIVTVYARLTVPVITSYCPQNSSSSSVSKCVLLCSVMNVTHVCLSWFKGKSLLSSISVSDLNIRLSLPLEVEYQDTNTYRCVINNTITNLTQHLNITHVCQTKFFSSDCVNYLSSCETLEASIRLAVSALVGVAAVAAVYILVHDIRSRRAEENEKDQTSVKR